From a single Mycosarcoma maydis chromosome 2, whole genome shotgun sequence genomic region:
- a CDS encoding uncharacterized protein (related to D-arabinitol 2-dehydrogenase), with product MAAINSALRSGAIRCLSARVAQPSMLSRVARAPAARNFNVWAPTRMVPTSTNAAEQANPGPPPPVENIGVDAVLRENPNSQDNHTTTIFQEFSLEGKTAVITGGNGGLGLEMALAYVEAGAHVYAVDLPKEPSEEFKIVADHCRIMGKHLKYVSATVTDHDDINACMDFVMKDSGTESLDVCVAAAGILQTYDALSYPADEFRKVFDVNTTGVFLTAQAAARKMHEQKHVSGSIILIASMSGSIVNRDHHWVAYNASKSAVLQMGRNLAAEWGPKDIRVNCISPGHIRTRMTAAYLDTNPHLLAKWSSSNPLGRLGRAHEIRGVAVWLASSASSFCNGSDIIVSGGHNIW from the exons ATGGCTGCTATTAACTCCGCCCTTCGCTCCGGCGCCATTCGCTGTCTGTCCGCTCGCGTCGCGCAGC CCTCGATGCTCTCACGCGTAGCTCGTGCTCCCGCCGCTCGCAACTTCAATGTCTGGGCCCCCACCCGCATGGTTCCCACCAGCACTAACGCTGCCGAGCAGGCCAACCCTGGTCCTCCCCCTCCCGTTGAAAACATTGGTGTTGATGCTGTTCTGCGCGAGAACCCCAATTCGCAGGACAACCACACCACTACCATTTTCCAGGAGTTTTCGCTCGAGGGCAAAACTGCTGTCATCACTGGCGGTAATGGTggcctcggtctcgagaTGGCGCTTGCCTATGTTGAGGCAGGTGCTCACGTTTACGCCGTTGATCTGCCCAAGGAGCCTTCGGAGGAGTTCAAGATCGTCGCCGACCATTGCCGCATCATGGGCAAGCACCTCAAGTATGTCTCGGCCACCGTCACCGACCACGACGATATCAACGCTTGCATGGACTTTGTCATGAAGGATTCAGGCACCGAGTCGCTTGACGTCTGCGTAGCTGCTGCCGGTATCCTTCAGACCTACGACGCTCTATCGTACCCTGCCGACGAATTCCGTAAGGTGTTTGACGTTAACACCACTGGTGTCTTCTTGACCGCCCAGGCCGCGGCCCGCAAGATGCACGAGCAGAAGCACGTTTCGGGttcgatcatcttgatcgcCTCCATGTCAGGTTCTATTGTCAACCGTGACCACCACTGGGTCGCCTACAACGCCTCCAAGTCGGCTGTGCTCCAGATGGGTCGTAACCTGGCTGCCGAGTGGGGACCCAAGGACATCCGCGTCAACTGTATCTCGCCCGGTCACATTCGTACCCGTATGACGGCCGCTTACCTCGACACCAACCCTCACCTGCTCGCCAAgtggtcaagctcgaaccCTCTGGGTCGTCTCGGTCGCGCTCACGAGATTCGTGGTGTTGCCGTCTGGCTCGCATCGAGTGCTTCGTCGTTCTGCAACGGTTCCGACATCATCGTTTCGGGTGGTCACAACATTTGGTAA
- a CDS encoding uncharacterized protein (related to GIS2 - Putative zinc finger protein, proposed to be involved in the RAS/cAMP signaling pathway): MSFNRTCFNCGQPGHNAAACPTAGNPSCYNCGQQGHISSQCGMEAQPKTCYKCSETGHISRECPTNPAPAAGGPGGECYKCGQHGHIARACPTAGGSSRGGFGGARSGGRSCYNCGGVGHLSRECTSPAGAAAGGQRCYNCNESGHISRECPKPQTKSCYRCGDEGHLSAACPQIAA; this comes from the exons ATGTCTTTCAACCGTACCTGCTTCAA CTGCGGCCAGC CCGGCCacaatgctgctgcctgcCCCACCGCCGGCAACCCTTCATGCTACAACTGTGGCCAGCAGGGTCATATCTCCTCCCAGTGCGGCATGGAGGCTCAGCCCAAGACCTGCTACAAGTGCAGCGAGACCGGCCACATT AGCCGGGAGTGCCCCACCAACCCcgcacctgctgctggcggACCTGGTGGCGAGTGCTACAAGTGCGGTCAGCACGGCCACATTGCTCGTGCCTGTCCTACCGCCGGCGGTAGCTCCCGTGGCGGCTTTGGCGGTGCCCGATCGGGTGGCCGCAGCTGCTACAACTgcggtggtgttggtcACCTTTCGCGCGAGTGCACCTCGCCCGCCGGCGCCGCTGCCGGTGGCCAGCGATGCTACAACTGCAACGAATCGGGTCACATCAGCCGCGAGTGCCCCAAGCCTCAGACCAAGAGCTGCTACCGATGTGGTGACGAGGGTCACCTCTCGGCCGCCTGCCCTCAGATCGCTGCCTAA
- a CDS encoding uncharacterized protein (related to BFR1 - Nuclear segregation protein), whose translation MAETTATNGNGAAPIVAAEKKHDRPAGNPDAVEIAKLAGGKPDAAANTAELDKLAKSIDSVQKELNQVRSLLSGSGPSKDSPAGIRRAELRSQLDELRNQQAGSKGARGKTLEDLRSLQENIAKKIKDLQHAKSKTPYKSTADVDSRIKRLEEQVESGSMKLVEEKKALSEISQLKKNRKVVENFDAMQASIDADRAKVDQLKSTLDSPEAKALNKKYDDIKSELDAIQAEQDKQAGSRGKLLDQRTQLSAQLDALYQSRRDRQAAFRAANDTFYAKLNQERERRLAKQREERAALEAEKKKEHAAQLREEAAMPAFAKEIEDCDVLINYFSKGGASAVQDKNGTDQPAKSAVGGKALNLRQVNSEAMVPKGAVLRQKSDQEETYFAGNAKNRKPRGRGGKRGTPLDLSADADAADENTSAAGEGKLNVPLGTLSALLALSIPPPVNAADVARVVENLKLKRQYFVSNQARVTKENIDKVEKLLAKSSLHEDDAEHSQKVDEVEA comes from the coding sequence ATGGCCGAGACCACTGCGACCAACGGCAACGGTGCCGCCCCTATCGTCGCTGCCGAAAAGAAGCACGACCGACCTGCTGGCAACCCTGATGCAGTCGAAATTGCTAAGCTCGCTGGCGGTAAACCTGACGCGGCTGCCAACactgccgagctcgacaaacTCGCAAAGTCCATCGACAGCGTCCAGAAGGAGCTCAACCAAGtgcgctcgcttctctCAGGGTCTGGACCCTCGAAGGACAGCCCCGCCGGCATTCGTCGTGCTGAACTGCGCTcgcagcttgacgagcttcgCAATCAACAAGCTGGCAGCAAGGGTGCTCGTGGTAAGACCTTGGAAGATCTTCGTTCGCTCCAGGAAAACATTGCCAAGAAGATCAAGGATTTGCAACATGCCAAGAGCAAAACGCCGTACAAGTCCACGGCTGACGTCGATTCGAGGATCAAGAGATTGGAAGAGCAGGTCGAATCGGGTTCAATGAAGCTCGTGGAAGAAAAGAAGGCGCTCAGCGAAATCTCGCAGTTGAAGAAGAACAGAAAAGTGGTCGAGAACTTTGACGCGATGCAGGCTAGCATCGATGCAGACCGTGCCAAGGTGGATCAGCTCAAATCCACACTCGACAGCCCCGAAGCGAAAGCGCTCAACAAGAAGTACGACGACATCAAGTCTGAATTGGACGCCATTCAGGCCGAGCAGGACAAGCAAGCTGGCTCACGCGGCAAGCTACTCGATCAACGAACGCAGCTCAgcgctcaactcgatgcgctcTACCAGAGCCGACGTGATCGTCAAGCCGCCTTCCGCGCTGCCAACGACACGTTTTatgccaagctcaaccaGGAGCGCGAACGTCGACTTGCTAAACAGCGTGAGGAACGTGCCGCGCTCGAggccgagaagaagaaggagcaCGCCGCGCAGTTGCGCGAGGAAGCGGCGATGCCAGCGTTTGCCAAGGAGATCGAAGATTGCGATGTCCTGATCAACTACTTTTCCAAAGGTGGTGCCAGTGCTGTTCAGGACAAGAACGGCACTGACCAGCCAGCCAAGTCTGCGGTGGGCGGCAAGGCGCTCAATCTCCGACAGGTCAATTCGGAAGCCATGGTACCCAAGGGCGCGGTGTTGCGTCAGAAGAGCGACCAAGAGGAGACCTACTTTGCAGGAAACGCCAAGAACAGAAAGCCCAGAGGAAGGGGTGGCAAGCGAGGAACTCCGCTCGACCTGAGCgcggatgctgatgctgctgacgagAACACaagcgctgctggcgaGGGAAAACTCAACGTACCTTTGGGGACGCTTTCggctctgcttgcgctcAGCATCCCCCCACCTGTCAACGCGGCCGACGTGGCAAGGGTCGTTGAGAacctcaagctcaagcgtCAGTACTTTGTCTCCAACCAGGCTAGGGTAACAAAGGAGAACATAGACAAGGTCGAAAAGTTGCTCGCGAAGAGCAGCCTTcacgaggacgatgcggaGCACAGTCAAAAGGttgacgaggtcgaggccTAG
- a CDS encoding uncharacterized protein (related to cyclopropane-fatty-acyl-phospholipid synthase): MTGLFPSIPIPQMLLAPLARPTAAIARSSVLALFSKLTVGQLEVRLLDGTVHRFGDPTLVKSKQHNHQEAKSKCAFSGSITGTAGSASAPHAILIVKCDTFWTRMFFGADLGFAEAYMIGDVDTPDLGAVFDLFILNRASLSNLESISVASTLISSAQGLLNKRYANTKVGSLRNIGAHYDISNTMYKAFLSRDMTYSCAVFDTLDADVSGPLLDRLNQQTRALEEAQQNKLRLIIKRANIRRGDRVLEIGTGWGSFAMEAVRMTGCTVDSVTLSVEQKALAEQRIAAAGMQANIKVHLMDYRDFPSSWTDRFDRVCSIEMLEAVGIEFLPTYFGCVDRVLKRQGGVAVFQCITMPESRAQAYYKGVDFIRKWIFPGGVLPSVTSLVNGATDGSNGNLVLDTLVSIGPHYARTLREWKLRFQANFDPIIRPALLRDHDEISRLPAEARQKEVDVFRRKWIYYFVYCEVGFTHRVINDHILAFTRENNTTLPVCSG; encoded by the exons ATGACCGGACTCTTCCCATCCATTCCGATCCCGCAGATGCTTCTTGCACCTCTTGCAAGACCCACTGCGGCCATTGCTCGCTCTTCAGTTCTCGCTCTCTTTTCCAAGCTCACCGTCGGACAGCTCGAAGTTCGTTTGCTCGATGGCACGGTACACCGCTTTGGCGACCCGACACTCGTTaagagcaagcagcacaacCATCAAGAAGCCAAGTCCAAATGCGCATTCTCGGGATCCATCACCGGTACCGCTGGTTCTGCAAGCGCCCCGCACGCCATTCTTATCGTCAAGTGCGACACGTTCTGGACACGAATGTTCTTCGGTGCCGATCTAGGCTTTGCCGAAGCCTACATGATTGGCGATGTCGACACACCCGATCTGGGCGCCGTCTTCGACCTCTTCATTCTGAACCGTGCCAGTCTCAGCAATCTCGAAAGCATCTCGGTTGCCAGTACGCTGATTTCGTCTGCGCAGGGATTGCTTAACAAACGGTACGCAAACACAAAAGTCGGCAGCTTGCGCAACATCGGTGCGCACTACGACATCAGCAACACCATGTACAAGGCGTTTTTGAGCAGGGACATGACCTACTCGTGCGCGGTCTTTGATACGCTGGATGCCGATGTATCGGGTCCACTGCTGGATAGGTTGAACCAGCAGACGCGGGCA TTGGAAGAGGCGCAACAGAACAAGTTGCGGCTCATCATCAAACGAGCCAACATTCGACGTGGTGATCGCGTGCTAGAAATCGGCACAGGATGGGGATCATTCGCCATGGAAGCGGTTCGCATGACCGGTTGTACCGTTGATAGCGTCACGCTATCGGTCGAGCAGAAAGCTCTCGCCGAACAGCGCATCGCCGCCGCAGGAATGCAAGCAAACATCAAAGTGCATCTCATGGACTACCGCGACTTTCCTTCTAGCTGGACTGACCGCTTCGACCgcgtctgctcgatcgAAATGCTCGAAGCGGTAGGCATCGAGTTTCTCCCAACCTACTTTGGCTGTGTGGACCGCGTCCtcaagcgtcaaggtgGTGTCGCTGTCTTCCAATGCATCACCATGCCTGAATCTCGCGCTCAAGCTTACTACAAGGGCGTGGATTTCATTCGAAAGTGGATCTTTCCCGGTGGCGTCTTGCCCTCGGtcacctcgctcgtcaacggCGCTACCGACGGAAGCAACGGCAACCTTgtgctcgacacgctcgtctcgatcggcCCTCACTACGCCAGGACCTTACGCGAATGGAAGCTCAGATTCCAGGCCAATTTTGATCCCATCATCCGTCCCGCTCTACTCCGTGACCACGACGAGATCAGCCGCTTACCCGCCGAGGCACGTCAGAAAGAGGTCGATGTGTTTAGAAGGAAGTGGATCTACTACTTTGTCTACTGCGAAGTGGGTTTCACCCACCGCGTCATCAACGATCACATTCTCGCCTTCACTCGCGAAAACAACACCACCCTTCCCGTGTGCTCCGGGTGA
- a CDS encoding putative proline-tRNA ligase: protein MEAISSALSALSIQTEKAVKHAAATSPESWRSAVADVASSLGLTSQNFTKTVVFKPKTAKTAAPTPVVLIAKDDSEYNTGAIAKHIGQKEMRLAAPEVLKEFLNATKDDVSALSITKDNASQLIAILDASLATSTDHFAVHASSSEQTLFMTGAEIAKYLQSTGVKLEVIDFAKLKAEAATPAAKASAPSSSSASAPGSTQGSIAASNKAKAAEAAKIPDAEQIGITVRKAGDFPEWYTQVLRKGDMLDYYDVSGCYILKPWSYFVWQSIQNFFDAEIKKIGVENCYFPMFVSADVLEREKDHIEGFAPEVAWVTKAGSSDLERPVAIRPTSETVMYPYYAKWIQSHRDLPLKLNQWNSVVRWEFKHPQPFLRTREFLWQEGHTAHISLEEADKEVMHILDLYRQVYEKLLAVPVVPGVKSEKEKFAGGYYTTTVEGFVPTTGRGIQGGTSHCLGQNFSKMFGIMVEDPKAPEEFRGKDEGKLHVWQNSWGLSTRTIGVMVMVHGDDDGLVMPPRVAQVQVIIIPCGIGVKTSAQEKQNIMDACDQTAKDLQAAGIRAKADLRDNYSPGFKFNDWELRGVPVRLEIGPKDLEKKSVVAVRRDNKAKTSFSVDGLYGSISTLLDQIHDDMFAKADAEYRSRRKVCEQWDDFTRILNDKCHVVIPWCEVEACEDEIKKRSARQAVAGEAEDERAPSMGAKSLCIPFDQAQFGDISGKKCPQCGADAKRWTMFGRSY from the coding sequence ATGGAGGCAATCTCTTCAGCGCTCTCTGCGCTCTCCATCCAAACCGAAAAGGCGGTCAAgcacgctgctgccactaGCCCCGAAAGCTGGAGgtctgctgttgccgatGTCGCTTCTTCGCTTGGTTTGACTTCCCAGAACTTCACCAAGACGGTCGTCTTCAAACCAAAGACTGCCAAAACTGCAGCTCCTACTCCCGTGGTACTCATTGCAAAAGATGACTCCGAGTACAACACTGGCGCAATAGCAAAACATATCGGCCAGAAGGAGATGCGTCTCGCTGCCCCTGAGGTACTCAAGGAGTTTCTCAACGCCACCAAGGACGACGTTTCTGCACTCAGCATTACAAAAGACAACGCATCGCagctcatcgccatccttgaTGCCAGCCttgccaccagcaccgacCACTTTGCCGTTCACGCCTCGAGCTCCGAGCAGACGCTGTTCATGACTGGTGCTGAGATCGCAAAGTACCTTCAGAGCACCGgtgtcaagctcgaggtcatcgactttgccaagctcaaggccGAGGCTGCTACTCCGGCTGCAAAGGCTTCCGCCCCTTCGTCCAGCTCCGCCTCCGCCCCGGGCTCCACGCAGGGTTCCATCGCCGCTTCGAACAAGGCCAAAGCCGCCGAGGCTGCCAAAATTCCAGATGCGGAGCAGATCGGTATCACTGTGCGCAAGGCTGGTGACTTCCCCGAATGGTACACTCAGGTGCTCCGCAAGGGTGACATGCTCGACTACTATGATGTTTCTGGCTGCTACATTCTCAAGCCATGGTCTTACTTTGTCTGGCAGTCCATCCAGAACTTTttcgatgccgagatcaagaagaTTGGCGTCGAGAACTGCTACTTTCCCATGTTTGTTTCCGCCGACGTACTCGAGCGTGAGAAGGACCACATCGAAGGTTTCGCTCCCGAGGTTGCTTGGGTCACCAAGGCTGGTAGCAGCGACCTCGAGCGTCCGGTTGCAATTCGACCCACCTCGGAAACTGTCATGTACCCGTACTACGCCAAATGGATTCAGTCACACCGTGATCTGCCGCTCAAGCTGAACCAGTGGAACAGCGTCGTTCGATGGGAATTCAAGCATCCGCAGCCTTTCCTGCGAACACGAGAATTCCTCTGGCAGGAAGGTCACACGGCGCACATCTCGCTTGAGGAGGCGGACAAGGAGGTGATGCacatcctcgacctctACCGTCAAGTCTACGAAAAGTTGCTTGCCGTTCCCGTCGTCCCGGGTGTCAAGTCCGAAAAGGAGAAATTTGCAGGTGGTTACTACACCACGACTGTGGAAGGCTTCGTGCCTACCACTGGCCGTGGTATCCAGGGTGGTACCTCGCATTGCTTGGGCCAAAACTTTTCGAAAATGTTTGGAATCATGGTCGAAGATCCCAAGGCTCCCGAGGAGTTCAGGGGCAAGGACGAGGGAAAGCTGCATGTGTGGCAGAACTCGTGGGGTCTCTCCACTCGTACTATCGGTGTCATGGTCATGGTGCAcggtgacgacgatggcctCGTGATGCCTCCACGTGTTGCTCAGGTTCAGGTGATCATCATCCCCTGCGGCATTGGTGTCAAGACCAGTGCTCAGGAGAAGCAAAACATCATGGATGCGTGTGATCAGACCGCCAAGGATCTGCAAGCTGCCGGCATCCGAGCGAAAGCTGATCTGCGCGACAACTACAGCCCTGGTTTCAAGTTCAACGACTGGGAACTTCGCGGTGTCCCCGTACGCCTCGAGATCGGTCCCAAGGACCTCGAAAAGAAATCCGTCGTTGCTGTGCGACGTGAcaacaaggccaagacgTCGTTCTCTGTCGACGGCCTGTATggctcgatctcgacttTGCTCGACCAGATCCATGATGACATGTTTGCCAAGGCGGATGCAGAGTACCGCTCGCGACGCAAAGTGTGCGAACAGTGGGATGATTTCACTCGCATCCTCAACGATAAGTGTCACGTCGTGATCCCCTGGtgcgaggtggaagcgtgcgaggacgagatcaagaagcgcagcgCTCGACAGGCTGTTGCAGGTGAagccgaggacgagaggGCTCCAAGCATGGGTGCCAAGTCGTTGTGCATTCCCTTTGACCAGGCGCAGTTCGGTGACATCAGCGGTAAGAAGTGCCCTCAGTGTGGTGCGGATGCAAAGAGGTGGACCATGTTCGGTCGCAGTTACTAG
- a CDS encoding putative ferredoxin → MAATTLTRTALTAATRCIVRRSAPNLPRIVARSSISPLARTFSSTVGIQHGGITRPPPGSGITIHFVDPKGEPLKTVSANEGDDLLSIAHEYDIDLEGACEGSIACSTCHVILEPDVFDSLEEPCDDENDMLDLAFGLTDTSRLGCQVKVTKQQDGMKVQLPAATRNMYVDGHKAGHH, encoded by the exons ATGGCAGCCACGACCTTGACACGGACGGCTTTGACAGCGGCGACACGATGCATCGTGCGTCGTTCTGCGCCTAATTTGCCACGCATTGTCGCCCGCTCATCTATCTCTCCACTGGCACGAACTTTTTCCAGCACCGTTGGGATCCAACATGGCGGGATCACACGTCCGCCACCTGGCAGCGGCATCACGATTCATTTCGTCGATCCAAAAGGAGAACCCTTGAAAACAGTGAGCGCAAATGAAGGCGATGACCTGCTCAGCATCGCGCACGAATACGATATCGACCTCGAAGGTGCTTGTGAAGGCTCGATAGCCTGTTCCACATGCCATGTCATCTTGGAACCGGATGTGTTCGATTCATTGGAAGAACCgtgcgatgacgagaaCGACATGTTGGATCTGGCATTTGGGCTGACAGATACTAGCAGGCTCGGCTGCCAGGTTAAGGTGACTAAGCAACAGGACGGAATGAAGGTCCAGTTACCCGCAGCTACAAGGAATATGTACGTCGACG GTCATAAAGCCGGTCATCACTAA
- a CDS encoding uncharacterized protein (related to COP9 - signalosome complex subunit 4) gives MAASLESFAAQLEHAATQPNSSRLAFYESLISDLLQQASNKLNRNDLLEATSAYLRHAVFSEQNSTGGGLVIGRQALTALEHHAGRIAEQYETQRRDKEIMQDDQDESVPAIADRDTRRQLLENALEQLQPRVLSFEEQASNLRMQLASLLEAEEDWNEAARVLLAIPLDSGHRNISDHLKLSIYVRIVRLLLEGDDPVAADMYLKRASMIIHNVPGALPSQYQQQQQQQLQEEQHVAASTTAGHGDDAHEASAASGSKFKLEDPKVLGLQYRLSQARIYDSQRRFAEAAIRYHELSYVAEIDEDDRAMMLSAAVTAAILSPAGPQRARTLAMLMRDERTPSLPQYTILSKVFLDRVIRPDEIASFEKLLSPHQIAKLAPSSAPGATSTSSTTMAAGKGSKSVRHAPSTVLDRAMIEHNVLSASRLYDNITLAGLGALVDLSPAGAEDIARKMIMQGRLKGWIDQVGDANTQGGDGVLFFVDQYRRGEGETTAGGLEATKVDSSGGDGSGGGRGAAEGDVDGGACAGDVDTKWTRRWDQQIAQVTGALEDVCQRINQISTAWASGTTAGVAA, from the coding sequence ATGGCGGCTTCATTGGAGTCCTTCGCAGCCCAATTGGAGCATGCAGCAACGCAGCCGAACAGTTCTCGCTTGGCTTTCTACGAATCTCTCATCTCCGATCTTCTGCAACAAGCATCAAACAAGCTCAATCGCAACGACCTGCTTGAAGCTACATCGGCGTATCTGCGTCATGCGGTCTTTAGCGAGCAGAATTCTACCGGCGGTGGGTTGGTCATCGGCAGACAAGCACTCACTGCACTCGAGCATCATGCAGGACGGATAGCAGAGCAATACGAGACGCAGCGCCGGGACAAGGAAATAATGcaagacgaccaagacgaaagTGTACCTGCAATTGCAGATAGGGACACACGCCGACAATTGCTCGAGAACGCgttggagcagctgcaaccTCGAGTCCTCAGCTTTGAGGAACAGGCGTCGAACCTTCGAATGCAGCTGGCAAGTTTGCTTGAGGCAGAAGAGGACTGGAACGAAGCGGCGCGTGTTCTATTGGCTATTCCTCTAGACTCGGGTCACCGCAACATCTCGGACCATTTAAAGCTCTCAATTTACGTGCGCATAGTACGTCTCTTGCTCGAGGGTGATGATCCAGTTGCAGCAGATATGTACCTTAAGCGCGCAAGCATGATCATTCACAACGTGCCCGGTGCACTTCCCTCGCAGtaccaacagcagcagcagcagcaattgcaggaagagcagcacgTAGCTGCCTCGACGACTGCAGGACATGGAGATGATGCACACGAggcatcggcagcaagcGGCTCGAAAttcaagctcgaggatcCCAAGGTGCTGGGCCTACAGTATCGCCTTTCACAAGCACGTATCTACGACTCGCAACGACGATTcgcagaagcagcgatCCGATATCACGAGCTGAGTTACGtggccgagatcgacgaggacgaccgTGCCATGATGCTGTCGGCTGCTGTGACAGCGGCGATTCTATCGCCAGCTGGGCCCCAGAGAGCGAGGACGCTGGCCATGTTGATGCGCGACGAACGTACACCATCGCTGCCCCAATACACGATTCTCTCCAAGGTGTTTCTGGATCGTGTTATTCGTCCAGACGAGATTGCGAGCTTTGAGAAGCTGCTCTCTCCGCATCAGATTGCCAAGCTTGCACCGTCATCTGCTCCAGGTGCAAcaagcacctcgtcgacaacGATGGCCGCAGGGAAAGGCAGCAAATCGGTACGTCATGCACCATCGACAGTGTTGGACAGGGCCATGATCGAACACAACGTGTTGAGTGCATCGAGGCTGTACGACAACATTACACTGGCAGGATTGGGGGCTTTGGTAGACCTGAGCCCTGCAGGAGCGGAGGACATTGCGCGAAAGATGATTATGCAGGGTCGACTAAAAGGCTGGATAGACCAGGTTGGAGATGCAAACACGCAAGGTGGCGATGGAgtgctcttcttcgttgATCAGTATCGACGTGGTGAAGGAGAGACGACGGCTGGCGGCTTGGAGGCTACCAAAGtcgacagcagcggcggtgACGGTagcggtggtggacgaggcgcaGCGGAAGGCGATGTCGATGGCGGCGCATGTGCAGGCGACGTTGACACCAAATGGACCCGCCGGTGGGATCAACAGATCGCTCAGGTGACCGGTGCCTTGGAGGATGTCTGTCAGAGAATCAATCAGATCTCTACAGCTTGGGCGTCGGGAACGACCGCAggcgttgctgcttga